In Maniola hyperantus chromosome 13, iAphHyp1.2, whole genome shotgun sequence, one genomic interval encodes:
- the LOC117987550 gene encoding macrophage mannose receptor 1-like translates to MRRTLTCLLVLAIVTILNGRQFRCDYKYFNKADGWLKLHRIPANWREARLRCHLEGSKLASPLNTELAAAMRSVAQQNSLKCGVFTGIHSFFSRGDFHSIEGIPLSKIPHTWAEGEPDNLDNAESCMMMLDSGELADVNCSETLPYLCYKKTTRTALGDCGTVDSEYKLESRTGSCYKFHKTPRTWSRAYMACAAEGAHLAIINSDTEAQVIKEIFAKHPGGSMRGFFWKDVAFVGFHDWGEHGEFLTIEGQTLEEAGYAQFSGGEPNNATTGEYCGAVYRNGKFDDLWCENPYAFICEKNPDSLLCDDNDQQQ, encoded by the exons ATGAGACGAACACTGACGTGTTTACTGGTACTCGCAATTGTGACTATACTGA ATGGCAGACAATTTCGGTGTGACTACAAGTACTTCAACAAAGCGGATGGGTGGCTGAAGCTGCACCGCATCCCCGCCAACTGGCGCGAAGCGAGGCTGCGGTGTCATCTCGAAG GCAGTAAACTGGCGTCACCACTGAACACTGAGCTGGCTGCGGCGATGAGGTCTGTGGCGCAGCAGAACTCCTTGAAGTGCGGAGTGTTCACCGGCATACACTCCTTCTTCTCTCGAGGCGACTTCCATTCCATTGAAG GCATCCCTCTATCCAAGATACCCCACACGTGGGCGGAAGGCGAGCCCGACAACCTCGACAACGCAGAGAGCTGTATGATGATGCTGGACAGCGGGGAGCTAGCTGACGTCAACTGCTCGGAGACGCTGCCCTACCTGTGCTACAAGAAGACGACGAGGACCGCCCTGGGCGACTGTGGGACGGTCGATAGCG AGTACAAGTTGGAGTCTCGGACGGGCAGCTGCTACAAGTTCCACAAGACGCCGCGCACGTGGTCCCGCGCGTACATGGCCTGCGCGGCCGAGGGCGCCCACCTGGCCATCATCAACAGCGACACGGAGGCTCAG GTTATTAAGGAGATTTTCGCAAAGCATCCAGGTGGTTCCATGAGGGGATTCTTCTGGAAAGATGTTGCGTTTGTCGGATTCCACGACTGGGGGGAACATGGAGAGTTTCTGACAATTGAAG GTCAGACGCTGGAAGAGGCAGGCTACGCCCAGTTCTCTGGCGGCGAGCCCAACAACGCGACTACGGGGGAGTACTGCGGGGCGGTGTACCGCAACGGAAAGTTCGACGACCTGTGGTGCGAGAACCCGTATGCGTTTATTTGCGAGAAGAACCCTGACAGCTTGCTCTGTGATGACAATGATCAGCAACAATAA